In one Triplophysa dalaica isolate WHDGS20190420 chromosome 9, ASM1584641v1, whole genome shotgun sequence genomic region, the following are encoded:
- the hic1 gene encoding hypermethylated in cancer 1 protein isoform X2 translates to MLDAMEVPSHARHLLLQLNTQRTKGFLCDVIIVVQNALFRAHKNILAASSLYLKSLVIHDNLINLDHEMVSPGVFRVILDYIYTGRLSEGDPTSPTEPNIGAVLAAASYLQLLDLVALCKKKLKRNGKYHLRPNPGFLPYKLGSSGMGGGRFRVSTPVIQPTPFDVLPTLPLPRHGGELYAPALAQGPPPYPPTKASLSPRSGLHLPPTDGNCSSLYCLDLSKKSPSSQSQLPSSHPHLISSLHPDEEPEGELDQSTSPLLSPNDGSRKMETAHHNVPLNPHPFPLSNHPLAQHLPHLHRSQDQEPYPCPPSPEPMDDSREQSRERSSIYRWVKNEPSNPEDEDEEDDEEDSGGMNGQDKDRHHMNHHKNSEEKMNMSERGFDRGTVTCDDGEDENGTGSEETGSSEGRSSPTGAGGRYHMPYEPESFGDNLYVCIPCDKGFPSSEQLNAHVETHTEEELNNGGELDNSSGKPANSHGPTSSNSSSGLHSPFLDSKAVQNHHPIGLGEIIRPYRCSSCDKSYKDPATLRQHEKTHWLTRPYPCSICGKKFTQRGTMTRHMRSHLGLKPFACDACGMRFTRQYRLTEHMRIHSGEKPYECQVCGGKFAQQRNLISHMKMHSSGGAGGGLTPDGKLKIDFSEGIYPLSKYTAEHLGLKQEKPSDLLIASQHLLADAKVIESLYPLSKLAAEHLGLTHSKMDILNQSLPPPHQQLPAETRTIDRYSPS, encoded by the coding sequence ATGCTGGATGCCATGGAAGTCCCAAGTCATGCTAGGCACCTCCTTTTGCAACTGAACACACAACGCACCAAGGGCTttttgtgtgatgtcatcatcgTGGTGCAGAATGCACTGTTCCGGGCTCACAAGAACATTCTGGCAGCCAGTAGCCTCTACCTTAAGTCTCTTGTTATTCACGATAACCTCATTAATCTGGACCATGAGATGGTCAGTCCAGGTGTCTTTCGGGTCATTCTTGACTATATCTACACGGGTCGGTTAAGCGAAGGTGACCCCACCTCCCCAACTGAGCCTAATATAGGGGCAGTGCTGGCTGCTGCAAGTTACCTGCAACTGCTAGATCTTGTGGCTCTATGCAAAAAGAAACTAAAGAGGAATGGGAAATACCATTTACGCCCTAACCCTGGGTTCTTACCATATAAATTAGGTTCCAGTGGGATGGGGGGAGGACGATTTCGAGTCTCTACTCCTGTTATTCAACCGACACCATTTGACGTCTTGCCTACCCTTCCGCTGCCCCGTCATGGAGGAGAGCTTTATGCCCCAGCTCTAGCACAGGGGCCTCCACCTTACCCCCCAACAAAAGCATCCTTGTCACCGCGGTCAGGTCTGCACTTACCCCCCACTGACGGTAACTGCTCATCCCTCTACTGCCTTGACCTGTCCAAAAAAAGTCCCAGTTCCCAATCTCAGCTTCCTTCCAGCCACCCACACTTGATCTCCTCCCTCCACCCAGATGAAGAGCCTGAAGGCGAGTTGGACCAAAGCACCAGCCCCTTGCTCAGCCCCAATGATGGCTCCCGTAAAATGGAGACAGCTCACCACAATGTGCCTTTAAACCCACATCCCTTTCCTCTGTCCAACCATCCCCTTGCACAACATCTTCCTCACCTGCACCGTTCTCAGGACCAGGAGCCTTACCCCTGCCCTCCCAGCCCTGAGCCCATGGACGATTCCAGAGAACAAAGTAGAGAACGGTCAAGCATCTACCGCTGGGTTAAGAACGAACCCTCTAATCCAGAGGATGAagatgaggaagatgatgagGAGGACAGTGGAGGAATGAATGGGCAGGATAAAGACAGACATCACATGAATCACCATAAAAACAGTGAGGAAAAGATGAACATGAGTGAGAGGGGCTTTGACAGAGGAACAGTTACTTGTGACGATGGAGAAGATGAGAATGGCACGGGCAGTGAGGAGACGGGAAGCAGTGAAGGGCGTTCGTCTCCTACTGGTGCCGGTGGAAGATATCACATGCCATATGAGCCAGAGAGTTTCGGAGATAACCTATACGTGTGCATCCCCTGTGACAAAGGCTTCCCCAGCTCGGAGCAGCTCAATGCTCACGTTGAGACTCATACAGAGGAAGAGCTTAACAATGGAGGTGAGCTGGACAACAGCAGTGGCAAACCTGCCAATTCCCATGGACCTACAAGCTCAAACAGCTCAAGTGGTCTGCACAGCCCATTCCTTGACAGCAAAGCAGTGCAAAACCATCATCCTATTGGCCTTGGGGAGATCATACGACCATATCGCTGTTCATCCTGTGACAAGTCCTATAAAGATCCCGCCACACTGCGACAACACGAGAAGACCCACTGGCTGACACGCCCGTACCCTTGTAGCATCTGCGGCAAGAAGTTCACCCAGCGTGGTACCATGACGCGCCACATGCGGAGCCACTTGGGCCTGAAACCCTTTGCGTGTGATGCCTGCGGTATGCGCTTCACACGGCAATACCGCCTTACAGAGCACATGCGCATCCACTCCGGAGAGAAGCCTTATGAATGCCAGGTGTGTGGAGGCAAGTTTGCTCAGCAGCGTAATCTCATCAGTCACATGAAGATGCACAGCAGCGGAGGGGCCGGCGGAGGACTCACCCCTGATGGCAAGTTGAAGATAGACTTCTCCGAAGGCATTTATCCCTTGAGCAAGTACACGGCTGAGCATTTGGGTCTGAAGCAGGAGAAACCCTCAGATCTTCTTATAGCCTCTCAGCATCTGCTGGCTGACGCCAAAGTCATTGAGAGCCTCTACCCACTGTCAAAGCTGGCGGCTGAACACCTCGGCCTCACCCACAGCAAGATGGACATACTGAATCAGTCACTTCCACCCCCACACCAGCAGCTCCCAGCAGAGACCCGCACGATCGATCGCTACTCTCCCAGCTAG
- the hic1 gene encoding hypermethylated in cancer 1 protein isoform X1 produces the protein MIIKGDLDRMAAEIGHPGGGLKSMLDAMEVPSHARHLLLQLNTQRTKGFLCDVIIVVQNALFRAHKNILAASSLYLKSLVIHDNLINLDHEMVSPGVFRVILDYIYTGRLSEGDPTSPTEPNIGAVLAAASYLQLLDLVALCKKKLKRNGKYHLRPNPGFLPYKLGSSGMGGGRFRVSTPVIQPTPFDVLPTLPLPRHGGELYAPALAQGPPPYPPTKASLSPRSGLHLPPTDGNCSSLYCLDLSKKSPSSQSQLPSSHPHLISSLHPDEEPEGELDQSTSPLLSPNDGSRKMETAHHNVPLNPHPFPLSNHPLAQHLPHLHRSQDQEPYPCPPSPEPMDDSREQSRERSSIYRWVKNEPSNPEDEDEEDDEEDSGGMNGQDKDRHHMNHHKNSEEKMNMSERGFDRGTVTCDDGEDENGTGSEETGSSEGRSSPTGAGGRYHMPYEPESFGDNLYVCIPCDKGFPSSEQLNAHVETHTEEELNNGGELDNSSGKPANSHGPTSSNSSSGLHSPFLDSKAVQNHHPIGLGEIIRPYRCSSCDKSYKDPATLRQHEKTHWLTRPYPCSICGKKFTQRGTMTRHMRSHLGLKPFACDACGMRFTRQYRLTEHMRIHSGEKPYECQVCGGKFAQQRNLISHMKMHSSGGAGGGLTPDGKLKIDFSEGIYPLSKYTAEHLGLKQEKPSDLLIASQHLLADAKVIESLYPLSKLAAEHLGLTHSKMDILNQSLPPPHQQLPAETRTIDRYSPS, from the exons ATGATCATTAAGGGAGACTTAGATCGGATGGCAGCAGAGATCGGGCATCCAG GTGGCGGTCTGAAGTCAATGCTGGATGCCATGGAAGTCCCAAGTCATGCTAGGCACCTCCTTTTGCAACTGAACACACAACGCACCAAGGGCTttttgtgtgatgtcatcatcgTGGTGCAGAATGCACTGTTCCGGGCTCACAAGAACATTCTGGCAGCCAGTAGCCTCTACCTTAAGTCTCTTGTTATTCACGATAACCTCATTAATCTGGACCATGAGATGGTCAGTCCAGGTGTCTTTCGGGTCATTCTTGACTATATCTACACGGGTCGGTTAAGCGAAGGTGACCCCACCTCCCCAACTGAGCCTAATATAGGGGCAGTGCTGGCTGCTGCAAGTTACCTGCAACTGCTAGATCTTGTGGCTCTATGCAAAAAGAAACTAAAGAGGAATGGGAAATACCATTTACGCCCTAACCCTGGGTTCTTACCATATAAATTAGGTTCCAGTGGGATGGGGGGAGGACGATTTCGAGTCTCTACTCCTGTTATTCAACCGACACCATTTGACGTCTTGCCTACCCTTCCGCTGCCCCGTCATGGAGGAGAGCTTTATGCCCCAGCTCTAGCACAGGGGCCTCCACCTTACCCCCCAACAAAAGCATCCTTGTCACCGCGGTCAGGTCTGCACTTACCCCCCACTGACGGTAACTGCTCATCCCTCTACTGCCTTGACCTGTCCAAAAAAAGTCCCAGTTCCCAATCTCAGCTTCCTTCCAGCCACCCACACTTGATCTCCTCCCTCCACCCAGATGAAGAGCCTGAAGGCGAGTTGGACCAAAGCACCAGCCCCTTGCTCAGCCCCAATGATGGCTCCCGTAAAATGGAGACAGCTCACCACAATGTGCCTTTAAACCCACATCCCTTTCCTCTGTCCAACCATCCCCTTGCACAACATCTTCCTCACCTGCACCGTTCTCAGGACCAGGAGCCTTACCCCTGCCCTCCCAGCCCTGAGCCCATGGACGATTCCAGAGAACAAAGTAGAGAACGGTCAAGCATCTACCGCTGGGTTAAGAACGAACCCTCTAATCCAGAGGATGAagatgaggaagatgatgagGAGGACAGTGGAGGAATGAATGGGCAGGATAAAGACAGACATCACATGAATCACCATAAAAACAGTGAGGAAAAGATGAACATGAGTGAGAGGGGCTTTGACAGAGGAACAGTTACTTGTGACGATGGAGAAGATGAGAATGGCACGGGCAGTGAGGAGACGGGAAGCAGTGAAGGGCGTTCGTCTCCTACTGGTGCCGGTGGAAGATATCACATGCCATATGAGCCAGAGAGTTTCGGAGATAACCTATACGTGTGCATCCCCTGTGACAAAGGCTTCCCCAGCTCGGAGCAGCTCAATGCTCACGTTGAGACTCATACAGAGGAAGAGCTTAACAATGGAGGTGAGCTGGACAACAGCAGTGGCAAACCTGCCAATTCCCATGGACCTACAAGCTCAAACAGCTCAAGTGGTCTGCACAGCCCATTCCTTGACAGCAAAGCAGTGCAAAACCATCATCCTATTGGCCTTGGGGAGATCATACGACCATATCGCTGTTCATCCTGTGACAAGTCCTATAAAGATCCCGCCACACTGCGACAACACGAGAAGACCCACTGGCTGACACGCCCGTACCCTTGTAGCATCTGCGGCAAGAAGTTCACCCAGCGTGGTACCATGACGCGCCACATGCGGAGCCACTTGGGCCTGAAACCCTTTGCGTGTGATGCCTGCGGTATGCGCTTCACACGGCAATACCGCCTTACAGAGCACATGCGCATCCACTCCGGAGAGAAGCCTTATGAATGCCAGGTGTGTGGAGGCAAGTTTGCTCAGCAGCGTAATCTCATCAGTCACATGAAGATGCACAGCAGCGGAGGGGCCGGCGGAGGACTCACCCCTGATGGCAAGTTGAAGATAGACTTCTCCGAAGGCATTTATCCCTTGAGCAAGTACACGGCTGAGCATTTGGGTCTGAAGCAGGAGAAACCCTCAGATCTTCTTATAGCCTCTCAGCATCTGCTGGCTGACGCCAAAGTCATTGAGAGCCTCTACCCACTGTCAAAGCTGGCGGCTGAACACCTCGGCCTCACCCACAGCAAGATGGACATACTGAATCAGTCACTTCCACCCCCACACCAGCAGCTCCCAGCAGAGACCCGCACGATCGATCGCTACTCTCCCAGCTAG